In Sulfurisphaera javensis, a single genomic region encodes these proteins:
- a CDS encoding C/D box methylation guide ribonucleoprotein complex aNOP56 subunit (functions along with aFIB and aL7a; guides 2'-O-methylation of ribose to specific sites in RNAs): MKVYIVEHAIGSFAYDEQGKLVDFVLSSKDLGKVVDALIENEKGIPLPTTVELIKKIKTEEVIVENEAEIPYLQQLGVKASYEIHNLGSKVFRESLPKVAVETKFVSSENELYSFLYDVSFEYTRRKLRSAASKRDLLAIQAIRAIDDIDKTINLFSERLREWYSIHFPELNKLVEDHELYSTIVSKFGYRNEITKEGLEEMSVNKDLSTKILDAAKKSIGADITDVDIRSIRMLSDTILELYKIRSELTDYVESVMKEVAPNITALVGPTLGARLLSIAGSLEDLAKMPASTIQVLGAEKALFRALRKGGRPPKHGVIFQYPAIHSSPRWQRGKIARALAAKLAIAARIDAFSGRFIGDRLNEELKKRIEEIKTKYAQPPPRKPQEQKKKEEERKSKKGGKEKRRGRR, encoded by the coding sequence ATGAAAGTATATATCGTTGAACATGCGATAGGTTCATTTGCATATGATGAGCAAGGAAAACTTGTAGACTTTGTGCTAAGTAGTAAAGATTTAGGGAAAGTTGTTGATGCATTAATCGAGAACGAAAAAGGGATTCCATTACCTACTACTGTAGAATTAATAAAGAAAATAAAAACAGAAGAAGTTATAGTAGAAAATGAAGCTGAAATTCCTTATTTACAACAATTAGGTGTGAAAGCTTCATATGAAATTCATAATTTAGGAAGCAAAGTATTCAGAGAATCTTTGCCTAAAGTTGCCGTAGAAACTAAATTTGTCTCCTCAGAAAACGAATTGTATTCTTTTCTATATGATGTTTCTTTTGAATATACTAGAAGAAAATTAAGGAGTGCAGCTAGTAAAAGAGATCTATTAGCTATACAAGCTATAAGGGCTATTGATGATATAGACAAGACGATAAATCTGTTCTCAGAAAGATTAAGGGAATGGTATAGTATTCATTTTCCAGAACTAAATAAGTTAGTAGAGGATCATGAGCTATATTCCACTATAGTATCTAAGTTTGGGTATAGGAATGAAATAACTAAAGAAGGATTAGAAGAGATGAGTGTAAACAAAGATCTAAGTACAAAAATTTTGGATGCTGCTAAGAAAAGTATTGGAGCAGATATAACAGATGTAGATATAAGATCTATTAGAATGCTAAGTGATACTATATTAGAACTTTATAAAATAAGATCAGAACTTACTGATTATGTTGAATCAGTAATGAAAGAAGTCGCCCCAAATATTACGGCATTAGTAGGTCCAACTCTAGGTGCAAGATTATTAAGTATTGCAGGTAGCCTAGAAGATTTAGCAAAGATGCCAGCAAGTACTATTCAAGTTTTAGGAGCAGAGAAGGCTTTATTTAGAGCCTTAAGAAAGGGCGGAAGACCACCAAAACATGGTGTTATATTTCAATACCCGGCAATTCACTCTTCACCTAGATGGCAAAGAGGTAAAATAGCTAGAGCATTAGCAGCAAAATTAGCTATTGCAGCTAGAATTGATGCATTCAGTGGTAGATTTATAGGGGATAGACTTAATGAGGAATTAAAGAAGAGAATAGAAGAAATTAAGACGAAATATGCTCAGCCTCCGCCTAGAAAACCTCAAGAGCAAAAGAAAAAAGAAGAAGAGAGAAAAAGTAAAAAAGGAGGAAAAGAAAAAAGAAGAGGTAGGAGATGA
- a CDS encoding adenosylcobalamin-dependent ribonucleoside-diphosphate reductase: MQKADINILSLSKLKVIKRGNKVEEFRAEKIISKLGLVPEEVFDGILNDISQNAKDNAIDTRTIADIVERNLIEHSLDHPELMELAKKYVLARIYNHVYGKGKWKEFDKRDLLLTYNALKVLEARYLLKDPNTLRYIETPQMMFRRVAKFLASVEKSYGKSDNDAKQLEEKFYEIMSELKFLPNTPTLMNSGTRLGILSACFVIPVRDSMITSNGEGIYDALRAMAVVHQQGGGTGFDFSELRPKGDIVASTAGVASGPVSFMRIFDVSTDVVKQGGKRRGANMGVMHVWHPDIDDFIKAKTGQLKDTQLQNFNISVGVYDYFMNAVERSDVVPLVNPRKTKIPGKEWEYYIAKARGYITEDWIQEVILSELEEKGGAVYLDESKIITVDEALVIAEKEGAITQWVNARQLFEEIVKGAWDSGDPGLLFIDTINRRHPTWYLGKINATNPCGEEPLLPWESCNLGSINLEKFVIERDGKPTIDWDGLAETIKYAVRLLDNVIDANRYPLKQIEEATKRTRKVGLGVMGLARMLIKLGIPYDSVDAVYLSYQLAKFIYYQAFKESIEIAKEKGSFPAYDSKLYRDIWESAKSFDEILEIVGIKDKPSEYIKRLTFIVDKLDFDKLKEDRIKYGLRNATVVSVAPTGTISIIAGTSSSIEPLFALAFIRNVAVGKFMEIDPLFLEYLRKYELDNPEVVKKVAETGMIGDNLFMPKTMRKIFRTAHEVPPEYHLLHQAVWQQWNDSGTSKTINLKSEEPPETVEKVYLLAWKLGIKGVTVYRDKSKSQQVIYFGIKKEREEVKKQEEKKIQQLIPSSFRMQQKFVEVSETYAGGCKTCEL, translated from the coding sequence ATGCAAAAAGCTGATATTAACATTCTTTCCCTTTCGAAGCTTAAGGTTATCAAAAGGGGTAACAAAGTAGAGGAATTTAGAGCAGAAAAAATAATTTCTAAACTAGGTCTTGTGCCGGAGGAAGTTTTTGATGGAATATTGAACGACATTTCGCAAAATGCAAAAGATAATGCTATCGATACAAGGACAATTGCTGACATAGTTGAAAGGAACCTAATTGAACATTCACTTGATCATCCAGAATTAATGGAATTAGCTAAAAAGTACGTTTTAGCTAGGATTTATAACCACGTTTATGGTAAGGGTAAGTGGAAGGAGTTTGACAAAAGGGATTTACTCCTTACATATAATGCATTAAAGGTTCTTGAGGCTAGGTATTTGCTAAAAGATCCTAACACACTTAGATACATAGAAACTCCACAAATGATGTTCAGAAGGGTAGCTAAGTTCTTAGCATCTGTAGAAAAGAGTTACGGTAAATCTGATAATGATGCAAAGCAACTTGAAGAGAAGTTTTATGAGATAATGAGTGAGTTAAAGTTCTTACCAAACACACCAACTTTAATGAATAGCGGGACACGTCTCGGTATTCTTTCAGCTTGTTTTGTTATCCCAGTCAGAGATTCAATGATTACATCAAATGGTGAAGGTATTTATGATGCTTTAAGAGCTATGGCTGTTGTTCACCAACAAGGTGGTGGTACTGGTTTTGATTTTTCTGAATTAAGACCAAAGGGTGATATTGTTGCATCAACTGCTGGTGTTGCCTCTGGTCCAGTATCTTTCATGAGAATATTTGATGTTTCTACAGACGTGGTAAAGCAAGGTGGTAAAAGAAGAGGGGCTAATATGGGTGTTATGCATGTTTGGCATCCAGACATTGATGACTTCATTAAAGCTAAGACTGGACAATTAAAAGATACTCAATTACAGAATTTCAACATTTCTGTTGGTGTTTATGATTACTTTATGAATGCTGTTGAGAGGAGTGATGTTGTGCCGTTAGTTAATCCTAGGAAGACTAAAATACCAGGCAAGGAGTGGGAGTACTATATTGCTAAGGCAAGGGGTTACATTACGGAAGATTGGATACAAGAAGTTATCCTTTCAGAACTTGAAGAGAAGGGCGGTGCGGTTTATCTTGATGAGAGTAAGATAATAACTGTAGATGAAGCATTAGTAATTGCTGAAAAAGAGGGAGCAATAACTCAATGGGTTAATGCTAGACAACTCTTCGAAGAAATTGTTAAAGGTGCATGGGACAGTGGTGATCCTGGACTTCTTTTCATAGATACAATAAATAGGAGGCATCCAACTTGGTACCTTGGAAAAATAAATGCTACTAACCCATGTGGTGAAGAACCATTATTACCCTGGGAATCTTGCAACTTAGGTTCGATCAACTTAGAAAAGTTTGTAATCGAGAGGGACGGCAAGCCTACAATTGATTGGGATGGTTTAGCTGAGACTATTAAGTATGCTGTTAGACTTTTAGATAATGTTATTGATGCTAATCGCTATCCATTAAAGCAAATTGAAGAAGCTACTAAGAGGACTAGGAAGGTTGGTCTTGGTGTAATGGGTTTGGCTAGAATGTTAATAAAGCTAGGTATACCTTATGACTCAGTTGATGCTGTATATTTATCTTATCAATTGGCTAAGTTCATTTATTATCAAGCTTTCAAAGAGTCTATTGAGATTGCAAAAGAGAAAGGCTCATTCCCTGCTTATGACTCTAAGTTGTATAGAGATATTTGGGAGAGTGCAAAATCATTTGATGAAATCCTTGAAATTGTAGGTATTAAAGATAAGCCCAGTGAATATATAAAGAGACTAACGTTTATCGTAGACAAATTGGATTTTGATAAGTTAAAGGAGGATAGGATTAAGTATGGTTTAAGAAACGCTACTGTAGTTTCAGTTGCCCCAACTGGTACAATATCAATAATTGCTGGTACGTCCTCTTCTATTGAACCATTATTCGCATTAGCTTTCATAAGAAATGTTGCAGTTGGAAAATTCATGGAAATTGATCCGCTCTTCCTTGAATATCTGAGAAAGTACGAATTAGATAATCCAGAGGTTGTTAAGAAGGTAGCTGAGACTGGTATGATTGGTGATAATCTATTCATGCCAAAAACAATGAGAAAAATATTCAGAACAGCACATGAAGTACCACCAGAATATCATTTATTACATCAAGCAGTATGGCAACAGTGGAACGATTCTGGCACATCAAAGACTATAAACTTAAAATCAGAAGAACCGCCAGAAACTGTTGAAAAAGTGTATTTACTAGCTTGGAAACTTGGAATCAAAGGAGTAACTGTGTATAGGGATAAATCAAAATCACAACAAGTAATCTACTTCGGAATAAAGAAGGAAAGAGAAGAAGTAAAGAAACAAGAAGAGAAAAAGATCCAACAATTAATACCATCAAGTTTCAGAATGCAACAAAAGTTTGTTGAAGTAAGCGAAACATATGCTGGTGGATGCAAGACTTGTGAGTTATAA
- a CDS encoding arginine--tRNA ligase gives MNPIKEVKLEFAKILSDALGVSQDKLYENFEYPPKEQMGDISLPLPTVIKDKSLLNVSNFSFSGKLIKEIRKVGIYINGIINEGELFKLIFSNLSEDYGIEKIDKPQRIVVEHTSANPIHPLHVGHLRNAILGDTIARMLKARGHQVNTRFYVNDAGRQVAILALGYLLLGEPSPPKDEKIDQWIGVIYAITNILIEINQLKKELSNSKEEEYREKISKLDELVSLAGKHRERYPEIFDKLADEISKIEDIEMKIQEIIRKYESHSDEKIVNTIRKLVSWTLEGFKESLEVLGITFDNFDYESELLWNKKVDEVVKLAISSGLTKEYKGTTAIFLEIDPEIRKRLNIPLGLELPPLVLVRSDGTTLYTTRDIAYSLFKFEVFSADKVINVIAEQQAVPQMQLRATLYLLGFKDIAENLIHYSYGMVNLQGMRMSGRLGRFISLDEIINELKEVAESKIKEKGGDVTNLFDIVNSAIRYAILLVSANKPVSFNIKNIVDFDQNSGPYLQYTYARAYNILNKNTENLQLNKANLNDLVDDKRKLLLLIAKFPEIATKAIDELRPEDLLGFLRNVADVFNRWYNFERVLQEPDEGKRMTRLFIVKGVERVLYNGLNLVGIKPLKRM, from the coding sequence GTGAATCCTATAAAAGAAGTAAAGCTAGAGTTTGCTAAGATTTTATCTGATGCACTTGGTGTTAGCCAAGATAAATTATATGAAAACTTTGAGTATCCTCCAAAAGAACAAATGGGAGATATATCATTACCTTTACCAACTGTAATAAAAGATAAAAGCTTGTTAAATGTTTCTAACTTTTCTTTCTCTGGTAAATTAATTAAAGAAATTAGAAAAGTAGGTATATATATAAATGGGATTATAAATGAAGGAGAATTATTTAAGCTTATTTTTTCTAATCTTTCAGAGGATTATGGAATAGAAAAAATAGATAAACCACAAAGAATAGTCGTTGAACATACTAGCGCTAATCCTATTCATCCGCTACATGTTGGTCACTTAAGAAATGCAATATTAGGTGACACTATTGCTAGAATGCTTAAAGCTCGCGGTCATCAAGTTAACACAAGATTTTATGTAAATGATGCTGGAAGACAAGTTGCAATACTGGCTTTAGGTTATCTTTTGCTAGGGGAACCAAGCCCTCCTAAAGATGAAAAAATAGATCAATGGATTGGAGTAATTTATGCAATTACAAATATCTTGATAGAGATAAATCAATTAAAGAAAGAACTAAGTAATTCAAAAGAAGAAGAATATAGAGAGAAAATATCTAAATTAGATGAATTGGTTTCTTTAGCCGGAAAACATAGAGAGAGATATCCTGAGATATTCGATAAATTAGCTGATGAAATCAGTAAGATTGAGGATATAGAGATGAAAATTCAAGAAATTATACGAAAATATGAAAGTCATAGTGATGAAAAGATAGTAAATACTATAAGAAAGTTAGTGAGCTGGACATTAGAAGGTTTCAAGGAAAGTCTTGAAGTCCTTGGTATTACGTTTGATAACTTTGATTATGAAAGCGAGTTGTTGTGGAATAAGAAGGTTGATGAAGTAGTTAAATTAGCTATCTCTTCTGGTTTAACAAAAGAGTACAAAGGTACAACTGCTATATTTCTTGAGATAGATCCTGAAATACGTAAAAGATTAAATATTCCGTTAGGACTTGAACTTCCACCTTTAGTTTTAGTTAGATCTGATGGTACAACTCTTTATACTACAAGAGATATCGCATATTCTCTGTTTAAATTTGAAGTTTTTTCTGCAGATAAAGTAATAAATGTGATAGCTGAACAGCAAGCAGTTCCTCAAATGCAATTAAGAGCCACTTTGTATCTTTTAGGATTTAAAGATATTGCTGAAAATCTTATACACTATTCTTATGGAATGGTAAACTTACAAGGAATGAGAATGAGCGGAAGACTAGGAAGATTTATCTCGTTAGATGAAATAATAAATGAATTAAAAGAAGTTGCTGAAAGTAAAATAAAAGAAAAAGGAGGAGATGTCACAAACTTATTTGATATAGTAAACTCAGCAATAAGATATGCAATTTTGTTAGTATCTGCAAATAAACCAGTATCATTTAACATAAAAAACATTGTTGATTTTGATCAAAATAGTGGTCCTTACTTACAGTATACTTACGCAAGAGCTTACAATATATTAAATAAAAATACTGAAAATCTTCAACTTAATAAAGCAAATCTTAACGATCTAGTAGATGATAAAAGAAAGCTTTTACTTCTTATTGCTAAATTCCCAGAAATAGCTACAAAAGCTATAGATGAATTAAGACCAGAGGATCTTTTAGGCTTCTTAAGAAATGTTGCTGACGTATTTAACAGATGGTATAACTTTGAAAGAGTCTTGCAAGAGCCAGATGAAGGCAAAAGGATGACAAGATTATTTATAGTAAAAGGAGTAGAAAGAGTCCTTTATAATGGTCTTAATTTAGTTGGTATAAAGCCTCTGAAGAGAATGTAG
- a CDS encoding transcriptional regulator → MQLTLPCEYSVKEILPAIRALIAEKLVEEKNLSIYKAADLMGLTPAAVENYLKKRRGTAVKELLKRDKEFMDYLEDFSEKVIKQKDSVSLSSYYCILCAEGKKVLNKNGYRLSHCIVESALTTYNFSLKE, encoded by the coding sequence ATGCAACTAACCCTACCATGCGAGTATTCAGTAAAGGAAATTTTACCAGCTATTAGAGCTCTTATCGCAGAGAAATTAGTAGAAGAGAAGAATCTTTCAATATATAAAGCCGCTGATCTTATGGGTTTAACTCCGGCTGCAGTCGAAAATTATTTAAAGAAAAGAAGAGGAACTGCAGTTAAAGAGTTATTAAAGAGAGATAAAGAATTCATGGATTACCTAGAGGATTTCAGTGAAAAAGTGATCAAGCAAAAGGATTCTGTTTCTTTATCTTCATATTATTGTATACTATGTGCTGAAGGAAAGAAAGTACTTAATAAAAACGGATATAGGTTATCCCATTGTATTGTAGAGAGTGCTTTAACTACTTATAATTTTTCGCTTAAGGAATGA
- a CDS encoding 30S ribosomal protein S30e → MPSHGSLTKAGKVRNATPKMPKKEKHKEVPRVRNRIEYEKRVVKARQSKQAVAAR, encoded by the coding sequence ATGCCATCTCACGGTTCGCTCACAAAAGCTGGAAAAGTAAGAAATGCAACACCAAAAATGCCTAAAAAAGAGAAACATAAAGAAGTCCCAAGAGTTAGAAACAGAATTGAATATGAGAAAAGGGTTGTAAAAGCGCGTCAATCAAAACAAGCAGTTGCTGCTAGATAA
- a CDS encoding fibrillarin-like rRNA/tRNA 2'-O-methyltransferase: MSELVKISKTQFENVYQCEFNDGTTRLCTKNLAPGFSVYGERLFKVEGIEYREWNAFRSKLGGAILKGLKQNPIVKGTKVLYLGAASGTTPSHISDIVELEGKVYGVEFSPRVVREFLLVAQHRPNLFPILADARFPQYYRTLVEDVDVLYVDIAQPDETDIAIYNARFFLKENGYMLLAIKARSIDVTKEPTEIYEMEVNKLKEANFDVLQVVQLDPYDKDHAMVLSKYKGK; encoded by the coding sequence ATGTCAGAATTAGTTAAAATATCAAAGACTCAGTTTGAAAATGTATATCAGTGTGAATTTAATGACGGTACTACAAGGTTATGTACTAAAAATCTAGCTCCAGGCTTTAGTGTGTACGGGGAAAGATTATTTAAAGTAGAAGGAATAGAATATAGAGAATGGAATGCATTTAGAAGCAAATTAGGAGGGGCTATTTTAAAAGGTTTAAAGCAAAATCCAATCGTTAAAGGCACAAAAGTACTTTACCTTGGTGCAGCATCTGGTACAACTCCTAGTCATATATCAGATATTGTAGAATTAGAAGGTAAAGTTTATGGTGTTGAATTCTCTCCAAGAGTTGTAAGGGAGTTCTTATTAGTTGCTCAACATAGACCTAATTTATTCCCAATTTTAGCTGATGCTAGGTTTCCTCAATATTATAGGACATTAGTAGAGGACGTTGACGTATTGTATGTAGATATTGCACAACCAGATGAAACAGATATAGCTATTTACAACGCTAGATTTTTCTTAAAAGAAAATGGTTATATGCTCTTAGCTATAAAGGCTAGAAGTATTGATGTTACGAAAGAACCTACGGAGATTTATGAAATGGAAGTAAATAAATTAAAAGAGGCTAACTTTGATGTGTTACAAGTAGTTCAATTAGACCCGTATGATAAAGATCATGCTATGGTGTTATCAAAATATAAGGGAAAGTGA
- the gatD gene encoding Glu-tRNA(Gln) amidotransferase subunit GatD, translated as MLEGYKGKALEFLSFHNADLGDIIEIQKDNITIKGVLMPSYSKDDDIIVIKLDNGYNVGISLKGINNFRIIEKKTVPPTTKAEEKKKEEKSEVKIISTGGTIVSKIEYETGAVRPALTTEEIINFMPEIKEIAKIDAEVLFSILSENMKPEYWIKIAESAKKALDNGNLGVVIAHGTDTMAYTASALAFSFKSLTGPIVLVGSQRSSDRPSSDSPINLYSAILVAKNAPFAEVTVNMHGESSDTYTLVHRGVKVRKMHTSRRDSFQSINDIPIAKVYWKDKEIKLLRDDYFTRREKNELDAKFDTRVFLLKYYPGMRADIIDYLIASGIRGIIIEGTGLGHTSTELLEAFRKASKDGIFIGMTSQCLFGRVNMNVYTTGRQLQEVGVTPLEDMLPETAIVKLMWVLAHESDLDNIRKLMLTNLAGEMNYRHIPEYFPRWYHDRIRLQ; from the coding sequence ATGTTAGAGGGATATAAAGGAAAGGCATTAGAATTTTTGTCTTTTCACAATGCTGATTTAGGAGATATAATTGAAATTCAAAAAGATAATATAACAATAAAAGGAGTTTTAATGCCGAGTTACTCGAAAGATGACGATATAATAGTTATAAAGTTAGATAATGGATACAATGTAGGCATTTCTTTAAAAGGAATTAATAACTTTAGAATAATAGAAAAGAAAACTGTTCCTCCTACAACTAAAGCTGAAGAAAAGAAAAAAGAAGAAAAAAGTGAGGTAAAGATAATAAGTACAGGAGGCACTATAGTTAGCAAAATTGAATACGAAACTGGTGCAGTGAGACCAGCATTAACCACAGAAGAGATTATTAACTTTATGCCAGAAATTAAAGAAATTGCAAAAATAGATGCTGAAGTACTATTCTCAATTCTTAGTGAAAATATGAAGCCCGAATATTGGATTAAGATAGCTGAGAGTGCAAAAAAAGCATTAGATAATGGAAACTTAGGTGTTGTAATAGCACATGGAACTGACACAATGGCTTATACAGCCTCAGCCTTAGCTTTCTCTTTTAAATCATTAACTGGTCCTATTGTTCTTGTAGGTTCCCAAAGGAGTAGTGATAGACCTAGTAGCGATTCTCCTATAAATTTATACTCTGCAATTTTAGTTGCTAAAAATGCACCCTTTGCTGAAGTTACAGTTAATATGCATGGTGAAAGTTCTGATACTTATACTTTAGTGCATAGAGGTGTAAAAGTTAGAAAAATGCATACTAGTAGAAGAGATTCTTTTCAATCTATAAATGATATCCCTATAGCTAAAGTCTATTGGAAAGATAAGGAAATTAAACTTCTTAGAGATGATTATTTTACAAGAAGGGAAAAGAACGAACTAGACGCAAAATTTGACACCAGAGTTTTCTTATTAAAATATTACCCTGGTATGAGAGCAGATATAATAGATTATCTAATCGCTTCTGGTATTAGGGGAATAATAATTGAAGGAACTGGATTAGGACATACATCAACCGAACTCCTTGAAGCCTTTAGAAAGGCAAGCAAAGATGGCATATTTATAGGCATGACTTCCCAATGCTTATTTGGAAGAGTTAACATGAATGTATATACTACAGGAAGACAATTACAAGAAGTTGGCGTAACTCCATTAGAAGACATGCTACCAGAAACAGCAATCGTTAAGCTCATGTGGGTATTGGCTCATGAGTCAGATTTAGATAATATTAGAAAGTTAATGCTTACAAACTTAGCTGGAGAGATGAATTATAGACATATACCAGAATATTTTCCCAGGTGGTACCATGACAGAATTAGATTACAGTAA
- the gatE gene encoding Glu-tRNA(Gln) amidotransferase subunit GatE: MTELDYSKLGLKVGLEIHQQLNTSHKLFCNCPTTLSEDFHTQLERYLRPSFSELGEVDIAALFEWQKGKKYIYRVPPSSCLVECDEEPPHIIDDEALGIAVAVSLALHSTLVDEVYVMRKIVIDGSNTSGFQRTAIISLGGYIEVDNQKIGIQTLALEEDASRKISDTGTEVIYNLDRLGIPLIEISTAPDIRTPEQAERVAFKIGQLLRLTGKVKRGIGTIRQDLNVSIEGGVKTEIKGVQMLELIPEIIKNEAKRQYELLRIKEELKKRNLTKDNIRNSFKVEDLTEELKDSNSKIIKKEVEKGGRIYGLKVVGFKGIFGWQLMPNRRFGTEVADYVRSLAGLGGLFHSDELPNYGITKEEVEKVKKILEIKENDAFVLIVGPKEKLDIAQNTILDRVLQAFDGVPKETRAALDDGTTKFMRPQPGSARMYPETDIPPRRIDERILQLAKQFMPEQPEVKLKKLIELGLSKDLANTILNSIRLDLFDELVKKYSPKVPPTFIASTLEVTLKYVKSKGGDISVISDDVIEELIKYVYEDKITKDAVQEILLELATSKRPLGDIIKNYIPLSDSEIEKIVIQTIEENKKEIEARRDKAFNIVMSKVMSKVRGRADSRKVIEIIKEHLG; this comes from the coding sequence ATGACAGAATTAGATTACAGTAAATTAGGATTAAAAGTAGGATTAGAAATACATCAACAATTAAATACTTCGCATAAACTCTTCTGCAACTGTCCAACAACGCTAAGTGAAGACTTTCATACTCAATTAGAAAGATATTTAAGGCCATCATTTAGCGAATTAGGAGAGGTTGATATAGCGGCTCTATTTGAATGGCAGAAAGGCAAAAAATATATTTATAGAGTCCCACCGAGTTCCTGCCTAGTTGAATGTGATGAAGAGCCTCCTCACATTATAGATGACGAGGCACTAGGCATAGCTGTAGCAGTATCTTTAGCATTACATTCTACACTAGTAGATGAAGTTTATGTTATGAGAAAAATAGTAATTGATGGATCAAATACATCAGGATTTCAAAGAACTGCAATAATAAGTTTAGGAGGATATATTGAAGTTGATAATCAGAAAATAGGAATTCAAACATTAGCCTTAGAGGAAGATGCTTCTAGGAAAATATCTGATACTGGAACTGAAGTTATTTACAATTTAGATAGACTTGGAATTCCCTTGATTGAAATTTCTACTGCTCCAGATATAAGAACACCAGAACAAGCTGAAAGAGTAGCATTTAAGATAGGGCAACTATTGAGATTAACTGGAAAAGTAAAAAGAGGTATAGGAACAATTAGGCAAGACCTTAACGTTTCAATTGAAGGAGGAGTAAAAACTGAAATAAAAGGGGTTCAAATGCTAGAACTTATTCCTGAGATTATAAAAAATGAGGCTAAAAGACAGTATGAATTATTAAGAATTAAAGAAGAATTAAAGAAAAGAAATCTAACTAAGGACAACATTAGGAACTCTTTCAAAGTAGAAGATTTAACAGAAGAATTAAAGGATAGCAATAGCAAAATTATAAAGAAGGAAGTAGAAAAAGGAGGAAGAATATATGGCTTAAAAGTAGTTGGATTTAAAGGAATCTTCGGATGGCAACTAATGCCTAATAGAAGATTTGGAACAGAAGTTGCTGACTATGTAAGATCTTTAGCAGGACTTGGAGGATTATTCCATTCGGATGAACTTCCTAATTATGGGATAACTAAAGAAGAAGTAGAAAAAGTGAAAAAAATACTAGAAATAAAGGAGAATGACGCATTTGTTCTAATTGTAGGCCCTAAGGAAAAATTAGATATAGCACAAAATACGATACTAGACAGAGTATTACAAGCATTTGATGGTGTACCTAAAGAAACAAGGGCCGCATTAGATGATGGTACCACAAAGTTTATGAGACCTCAGCCTGGATCGGCTAGAATGTATCCAGAAACTGATATACCTCCAAGAAGAATAGATGAAAGAATATTACAGTTAGCAAAACAATTTATGCCTGAACAACCAGAAGTGAAATTAAAGAAATTAATAGAGTTAGGATTAAGCAAAGATCTCGCAAATACGATATTAAATAGTATTAGACTTGATTTATTTGATGAACTAGTTAAAAAATACTCTCCTAAAGTTCCACCAACATTTATTGCATCTACACTGGAGGTTACACTAAAATACGTAAAAAGTAAAGGCGGTGATATTTCAGTAATAAGTGATGATGTAATAGAAGAGTTAATAAAGTATGTATATGAAGATAAAATAACTAAAGATGCTGTTCAAGAAATATTATTAGAATTGGCAACGTCTAAAAGGCCATTAGGTGACATAATTAAAAACTATATACCATTAAGTGACTCTGAAATAGAAAAGATAGTGATACAAACAATAGAAGAAAACAAAAAAGAAATTGAAGCTAGAAGGGATAAAGCATTTAATATAGTAATGAGTAAAGTAATGAGTAAAGTTAGAGGAAGAGCAGATAGCAGAAAAGTTATTGAAATAATAAAGGAACATTTAGGATGA
- a CDS encoding DUF61 family protein has protein sequence MIDKIFEIGLKNFLSFYPQEFVSLRDALNGKLSIKLSDGYSHTMKIEEIKKLSNIIPIYLWSLVKIPFVIVKTLDPGEYLVNGSEWEIKALSILLNKDVSKGLRTGDVEKIIKEYKSLIIITLSPISIAKEDEEDGYYY, from the coding sequence ATGATAGATAAAATATTTGAAATTGGTTTAAAGAATTTTTTAAGTTTTTATCCACAAGAATTTGTTAGCTTAAGAGATGCACTTAATGGAAAATTAAGTATAAAATTGTCTGACGGATATTCTCACACTATGAAGATAGAAGAAATTAAAAAACTTTCTAATATTATTCCTATATATTTATGGTCTTTAGTAAAGATACCTTTTGTAATAGTAAAGACGTTAGATCCTGGAGAATATTTGGTTAATGGAAGTGAGTGGGAGATTAAGGCATTATCGATCTTACTTAATAAAGATGTAAGCAAGGGACTAAGGACTGGAGATGTTGAAAAAATAATAAAAGAATATAAATCTTTAATAATTATAACATTAAGTCCTATAAGTATTGCGAAAGAGGATGAGGAAGATGGTTACTATTACTGA